Proteins from a genomic interval of Oceanispirochaeta crateris:
- a CDS encoding carbohydrate ABC transporter permease gives MINIKRSISKTFLYIAMTIYSLSILIPLFVMMMTSFKTNAEIFKNPFGLPSSFNLDAYINLFVISNYGKYFLNSIGVTVLSLALAVTMSALAAYAISKYKFKYNRAIYVYFVVGLVVPIKLGTIDIMITMLRLSIFDTLWALIIVYIAMAIPLSVFVLYDYIRMVPEELSSAGRIDGCSEPGIFARIIVPLIKPGLAAAGIISFIPNWNEFWFPLVLIKSRENYTIPLATGQLFGQFDTKLDLVFAVLSLASIPVIIIYLLLSNYFVKGLSAGAVKG, from the coding sequence ATGATCAATATAAAAAGAAGCATCAGTAAAACGTTCCTCTATATTGCCATGACGATTTATTCCCTCTCCATCCTGATCCCGCTGTTTGTCATGATGATGACCTCCTTCAAGACAAATGCAGAGATTTTCAAAAATCCCTTTGGTCTTCCAAGCAGCTTCAATCTGGATGCGTATATAAACCTCTTTGTCATATCTAATTACGGCAAATACTTTCTAAACAGTATTGGAGTAACCGTCCTTTCACTGGCTCTGGCGGTCACCATGTCTGCCCTAGCGGCCTATGCCATTAGCAAGTACAAGTTTAAATACAACAGAGCCATTTATGTCTATTTTGTAGTCGGTCTGGTGGTTCCCATCAAGCTGGGTACAATCGATATCATGATTACCATGCTGCGGCTGAGTATTTTCGACACCCTCTGGGCGCTGATCATCGTCTACATAGCCATGGCAATCCCTTTGAGCGTCTTTGTACTGTACGACTACATCAGGATGGTTCCAGAAGAACTGAGTTCAGCAGGCCGCATAGACGGATGCAGTGAACCTGGTATCTTTGCCAGAATCATTGTCCCGCTGATAAAACCCGGTCTAGCAGCAGCTGGTATTATCAGCTTCATCCCTAACTGGAATGAGTTCTGGTTTCCCCTCGTACTCATCAAGTCCAGAGAAAACTATACCATCCCCCTGGCCACAGGGCAGCTGTTTGGGCAGTTCGATACTAAACTCGATCTTGTTTTTGCCGTACTGTCCTTAGCATCCATTCCGGTTATCATCATCTACCTGCTCTTATCCAATTACTTTGTAAAGGGATTGTCCGCAGGAGCCGTGAAGGGCTGA
- a CDS encoding carbohydrate ABC transporter permease, which translates to MKYSLYTGEGLIPDQFVGLDNYIRLFTEERYYTKFWNAFRNNIKFFIVVTLVQNVLGFFMAVLVTRSFKGSAFIRKLSFLPTTLSVLVVGYIFKLILNPYYGVFDKFLDLIGLEKLIIPWLGDSRSALFVVAIAVSWQFFGESVLFYTSGIDGISKSIMEAARIDGASIWQEIYHIILPSVLPIVGIVTILIFIGDFTQFDIVFAMTGTRGDPGYSTDLFGSLFYRTAFSSSERGGWGTGMGAAVATMMFIVVTIGVGAFLTFFTKKREALEK; encoded by the coding sequence ATGAAATACAGCCTTTACACAGGGGAAGGTCTGATCCCTGATCAATTTGTTGGACTCGACAATTACATCCGCTTGTTTACAGAAGAGCGGTATTATACAAAATTCTGGAATGCTTTCCGGAACAATATAAAATTCTTTATCGTAGTAACTCTGGTACAGAATGTTCTTGGGTTTTTTATGGCCGTACTGGTGACCCGCTCATTCAAAGGTTCGGCGTTTATCAGAAAACTGAGTTTTCTCCCCACGACCCTGTCTGTACTGGTAGTTGGTTATATTTTTAAACTAATACTCAATCCCTACTATGGTGTGTTTGATAAATTTCTGGATCTCATCGGTCTGGAAAAACTGATCATTCCCTGGTTGGGAGATTCCCGTTCTGCCCTTTTCGTAGTGGCTATCGCTGTAAGCTGGCAGTTTTTTGGAGAATCAGTCCTGTTCTACACATCCGGAATTGACGGCATCAGTAAATCCATTATGGAAGCAGCCAGGATAGACGGAGCCAGCATCTGGCAGGAGATTTACCATATCATCCTTCCTTCAGTCCTGCCCATTGTAGGAATTGTCACCATACTTATCTTCATAGGAGACTTTACCCAGTTCGATATCGTCTTTGCCATGACAGGAACAAGGGGAGACCCCGGCTACAGCACGGATCTTTTTGGTTCCCTCTTTTATAGAACGGCCTTCTCATCATCAGAGAGAGGTGGATGGGGAACTGGTATGGGAGCCGCCGTAGCAACCATGATGTTCATTGTAGTCACCATAGGTGTTGGTGCCTTTCTAACCTTCTTTACAAAGAAAAGGGAGGCATTGGAAAAATGA
- a CDS encoding ABC transporter substrate-binding protein — MKKMLITALLIVTAVNFTFANGDQDAMAGSSDKVKLVFTSWRTEDIERMNRINMEFTKANPNIEIDFQPVKDTEYDAQLKQSLAAGVGADIIFLRSYDSGYQIYKTDSLQELDSVLPVLKDFPSAAVAAWATPEAKSYAIPSVGVVHGIYYRKSIFQKYGISVPTTWDEFIAAATKLKDAGETVFAQGTKDNWMLYEVMYAGLGANFYGGEEARQALMNKEARFTDANFVLAMEKMKELQPFFPERFEGIDYVTMQQIFGTGNAAMFMGGSWEIGIFEDLGGLEDVGYFAPPLAKAGDTLQYCFHVDGGIAMNKNTKYPEEAKKYMEWLASPAYAQLLMNELPGFFSYTPGNYTLSNSLAKEMQSYVADSVPTVRTVWEKLSAQSPSGNELVGEAIQKMYANELTAAEAAKYVDDGLAWYY, encoded by the coding sequence ATGAAAAAAATGCTTATTACTGCTTTACTTATCGTTACAGCAGTAAACTTCACTTTTGCCAATGGTGACCAGGATGCCATGGCAGGCAGCAGCGACAAGGTTAAACTTGTTTTTACCAGCTGGAGAACGGAAGATATCGAAAGAATGAACCGCATCAATATGGAATTCACCAAGGCTAACCCCAATATTGAAATAGACTTCCAACCAGTGAAAGATACTGAGTATGATGCTCAGCTCAAACAGTCTCTGGCAGCCGGCGTTGGTGCGGACATCATATTCCTCAGATCTTATGACTCAGGTTATCAGATTTACAAAACAGACTCGCTCCAGGAACTGGATTCTGTCCTTCCTGTCCTCAAGGATTTTCCCTCTGCAGCCGTAGCGGCGTGGGCCACACCTGAGGCAAAAAGCTATGCTATACCTTCCGTAGGTGTTGTTCATGGGATTTATTACAGAAAGAGTATTTTTCAAAAATATGGCATTTCTGTCCCCACAACTTGGGACGAATTTATTGCTGCCGCAACAAAACTCAAAGACGCTGGCGAAACAGTCTTTGCTCAAGGTACCAAAGACAACTGGATGCTTTATGAAGTCATGTACGCCGGTTTAGGTGCCAACTTCTACGGTGGAGAAGAAGCCAGACAGGCTCTTATGAACAAAGAAGCCAGATTCACAGATGCTAATTTTGTATTGGCAATGGAAAAGATGAAAGAACTGCAGCCCTTCTTCCCCGAAAGATTTGAAGGCATTGACTACGTTACAATGCAGCAGATATTCGGAACTGGAAATGCAGCCATGTTCATGGGCGGAAGCTGGGAAATTGGAATTTTCGAAGACCTCGGCGGTTTGGAAGATGTAGGCTATTTTGCACCTCCCCTTGCCAAAGCAGGCGATACTCTGCAGTACTGTTTCCATGTTGATGGTGGTATAGCCATGAACAAGAACACAAAATATCCCGAAGAAGCCAAGAAATATATGGAATGGCTCGCTTCTCCGGCCTATGCCCAACTTCTGATGAACGAACTTCCCGGTTTTTTCTCCTACACACCCGGAAATTACACCTTGAGCAACAGCCTTGCTAAAGAAATGCAGAGCTATGTTGCCGATTCTGTTCCTACAGTAAGAACAGTATGGGAAAAACTCTCAGCTCAGTCTCCCAGTGGAAACGAGCTGGTTGGTGAAGCCATTCAGAAAATGTATGCCAATGAATTGACAGCTGCAGAAGCTGCAAAATATGTCGATGACGGATTGGCCTGGTACTACTGA